From one Bacillota bacterium genomic stretch:
- the folK gene encoding 2-amino-4-hydroxy-6-hydroxymethyldihydropteridine diphosphokinase: PWGLEDQPWFYNLVAELSTSLPPHELLRHVLSVEASLGRQRTVRWGPRTVDIDVLLYDSLALDTPELTVPHPRILRRAFVLVPLAELAPEFVVGGRTVREHLRALGDVSGEVRLLGPLPGWPAGTSMPRG, encoded by the coding sequence CCCGTGGGGCCTGGAAGACCAGCCGTGGTTTTACAACCTCGTCGCCGAACTCTCGACTTCCCTGCCGCCGCACGAGCTCCTGCGGCACGTCCTGTCCGTCGAAGCCTCCCTCGGCCGGCAGCGAACCGTCCGCTGGGGGCCCCGAACGGTCGACATCGACGTGCTGCTGTACGACTCGCTCGCGCTCGACACACCTGAACTCACCGTACCGCACCCCCGGATTCTCCGGCGCGCCTTCGTGCTGGTGCCGCTCGCCGAACTGGCCCCGGAGTTCGTCGTCGGAGGGCGCACCGTACGAGAGCACCTTCGCGCGCTGGGAGACGTCTCGGGGGAGGTGCGGCTGCTGGGGCCGCTGCCCGGCTGGCCTGCAGGCACTTCCATGCCGAGAGGTTAA
- a CDS encoding GGDEF domain-containing protein, giving the protein MDRYSRRALRPVLLYVAVACGWIVASDLLMLRAFSSGPPALGIASVAKGLGFVLVTGALLFRAISVELRVLERSEGQARSLNRGLRTLAAVQRLAAEKRDAGEFLQHACELVVDGRHLKAAWAAALDETTAEWRVRAFAGQTGEGRFRLVSDAPASLTTLEPARQALQQGKPAVSALEDLPPGDPQRDLARAGVKRAGAFPLSRQGRTLGVLTIYAADACAFDGAHGRVLGEVADALSLGLHVIALERGRLHSEQLLRLQMARLEALRDRDPLTGLYNRRRFEEFMAEELEESRRSGRPFAIVVFDLDRFTEVNARLGHESGDRVLAAVGKRLRQAVRPAERIGRIGGDSFAVLLPGADVSAARALAEQVMREVTATPVLLGGEGVVVGATGGIVAYPEHGSTQAELQAALDSVLVQARQHRAQLAVFDQASHSRWLQFHSRGELVRRALRDRRIVPAFQPVVDLSSGQLYGYEVLARIRDGGRLVEAGEFIREAEEYGLMAEVDRQILESVVDLCQDARLAGRHLFINLAPDLLSRRAYREAILQLLDRHSELARCSVWELTERHSLPDMAAVLAFIQEVKARGARIALDDFGSGYSSIGYFRRLPVDYVKIDGALVRGAGSSALDERVVAAIRRVAAELGAETVAESVEDAATAHLMRQMGVRFGQGYYLGRPALLEQLAAQSPAQPR; this is encoded by the coding sequence GTGGACAGGTACTCGCGCCGGGCGCTCAGGCCGGTTCTCCTGTACGTGGCTGTAGCGTGTGGCTGGATCGTGGCATCCGATCTGCTGATGCTGCGCGCCTTCTCCTCCGGGCCTCCCGCTCTCGGAATCGCCAGCGTGGCTAAGGGATTGGGTTTCGTTCTGGTGACGGGAGCCCTCCTTTTTCGGGCCATATCCGTCGAGTTGCGGGTACTTGAGCGGTCCGAAGGGCAGGCGCGTTCGCTCAACAGGGGGCTTCGCACGCTGGCCGCCGTGCAACGGCTGGCAGCGGAGAAACGGGACGCCGGCGAGTTCCTTCAGCATGCCTGCGAACTGGTCGTGGACGGCCGGCACCTGAAGGCAGCGTGGGCTGCCGCCCTCGACGAGACGACAGCGGAGTGGCGGGTGCGGGCCTTCGCGGGCCAGACCGGGGAAGGGCGCTTTCGCCTGGTGTCGGATGCTCCGGCCAGCCTGACCACGCTGGAACCCGCACGGCAGGCTCTACAGCAAGGAAAGCCCGCGGTGTCGGCCCTGGAGGACCTCCCCCCGGGGGATCCGCAGCGCGACCTCGCCCGGGCCGGAGTGAAGCGCGCGGGGGCCTTTCCACTCAGCCGCCAGGGCCGGACCCTGGGCGTTCTGACCATTTACGCGGCGGATGCCTGTGCGTTCGACGGCGCTCACGGCCGGGTGCTGGGAGAGGTCGCCGACGCCCTCTCCCTCGGGCTGCACGTGATCGCCCTCGAGCGCGGGCGCCTGCACAGCGAGCAACTGCTTCGCCTCCAGATGGCACGGCTCGAGGCGCTGCGGGACAGGGACCCCCTCACCGGGCTCTACAACCGCCGGCGGTTCGAGGAATTCATGGCCGAAGAGCTGGAGGAGAGCCGCCGTTCGGGCCGGCCTTTTGCCATCGTGGTGTTCGACCTCGACCGCTTCACGGAGGTGAACGCCAGGCTCGGGCACGAGAGCGGCGACCGGGTGCTGGCGGCAGTGGGCAAGCGGCTGCGCCAGGCTGTGCGGCCCGCCGAGCGGATCGGGCGGATCGGCGGCGACTCCTTCGCCGTGCTGCTGCCGGGGGCCGACGTCTCCGCCGCCCGGGCGCTGGCGGAGCAGGTGATGAGGGAGGTGACGGCCACCCCTGTCCTTCTGGGAGGGGAAGGGGTTGTCGTCGGCGCGACGGGCGGCATCGTGGCCTATCCCGAGCACGGCAGCACCCAGGCGGAACTGCAGGCCGCCCTCGATTCGGTACTGGTGCAAGCGCGCCAGCACCGGGCGCAACTGGCGGTCTTCGACCAGGCTTCCCACTCGAGGTGGTTGCAGTTTCACAGCCGGGGCGAGCTCGTGCGGCGGGCCCTGAGAGACCGGCGGATCGTTCCGGCGTTCCAGCCCGTGGTGGACCTCAGCTCCGGCCAGCTCTACGGCTACGAGGTGCTGGCGCGCATCCGGGACGGGGGCCGGCTCGTGGAGGCAGGGGAGTTCATCCGCGAGGCAGAGGAGTACGGGCTGATGGCGGAGGTGGACCGCCAGATCCTGGAGAGCGTGGTCGACCTGTGCCAGGATGCCCGGCTCGCGGGCCGTCACCTGTTCATCAACCTGGCCCCTGACCTTTTGTCACGCCGCGCCTACCGGGAGGCCATCCTGCAGCTCCTCGACCGGCACTCCGAGCTTGCCCGCTGCAGCGTTTGGGAACTCACGGAGCGCCACTCCCTGCCCGACATGGCCGCTGTGCTCGCCTTCATCCAGGAGGTGAAGGCCCGGGGCGCCCGGATTGCCCTCGATGATTTCGGGTCGGGGTACTCGTCCATCGGCTACTTCCGGCGGCTCCCGGTCGATTACGTGAAGATCGACGGCGCGCTGGTCCGGGGGGCAGGGAGCAGTGCGCTGGACGAACGAGTGGTCGCCGCCATCCGCCGCGTGGCAGCCGAGCTGGGTGCCGAGACCGTGGCGGAGTCGGTCGAGGATGCCGCAACCGCCCATCTGATGCGCCAGATGGGTGTCCGCTTCGGGCAGGGCTACTATCTCGGCCGCCCCGCGCTGCTCGAGCAGCTGGCGGCGCAATCACCGGCGCAGCCGCGTTAA
- a CDS encoding threonine synthase, translated as MAYSFLSHLECSRCGRTQDPEQVVQLCACGGPLLARYDLHSARRELSPAHVAARAPDLWRYHELLPVRRAENVVSLGEGMTPLLPLRRLGERIGVPSLFMKDEGALPTGTFKARGAAVGVSRALELGVRTLAMPTNGNAGAAWATYAARAGMQAVVVMPAEAPAVTRVECTAAGARLFLVDGLIADAGRMVARAVRRYGWFDASTLKEPYRIEGKKTMGFEIAEQFGWKLPDVIIYPTGGGVGIIGIYKALLELQALGWVGERLPRLVAVQAAGCAPIVSAWQRGRTESEPWPDPKTVAFGINVAKALGDFLVLQALYRTGGRAVAVDDAEILQAQRELAATEGTFACPEGAATLAAVRRLRAQGWIGPGDSVVLLNTGTGLKYPQTVVPDAPVLGAGDDLPPLR; from the coding sequence ATGGCATACAGCTTCCTCAGCCACCTGGAGTGCTCGCGGTGCGGGCGCACGCAGGATCCCGAACAGGTCGTGCAGCTTTGCGCGTGCGGCGGGCCGCTGCTTGCGCGCTACGACCTGCACTCGGCCCGGCGGGAGCTGTCGCCCGCGCATGTCGCCGCTCGGGCGCCCGATCTCTGGCGGTATCACGAACTGCTCCCCGTCCGCCGCGCCGAAAACGTGGTGAGCCTGGGCGAGGGCATGACCCCGCTCCTGCCCCTGCGCCGCCTGGGCGAACGCATCGGCGTGCCGTCGCTCTTCATGAAGGACGAGGGGGCTCTCCCGACCGGCACGTTCAAGGCGAGGGGCGCCGCGGTGGGCGTCTCCCGGGCGCTGGAGCTGGGCGTTCGCACCCTGGCCATGCCCACGAACGGCAACGCCGGCGCCGCATGGGCGACCTACGCCGCCCGGGCGGGCATGCAGGCGGTCGTGGTCATGCCGGCCGAAGCCCCCGCGGTGACCCGCGTGGAGTGCACGGCGGCAGGCGCCCGTCTCTTCCTCGTCGACGGCCTCATCGCTGACGCGGGGCGCATGGTGGCGCGGGCGGTGCGCCGGTACGGGTGGTTCGACGCCTCGACGCTCAAGGAACCGTACCGCATCGAGGGCAAGAAGACCATGGGATTCGAGATCGCCGAGCAGTTCGGCTGGAAGCTGCCGGACGTCATCATCTACCCGACGGGCGGGGGCGTCGGCATCATCGGGATCTACAAGGCCCTGCTCGAACTCCAGGCCCTGGGGTGGGTCGGCGAGCGCCTGCCGCGGCTGGTGGCGGTGCAAGCGGCGGGGTGTGCGCCCATCGTGTCCGCCTGGCAGCGGGGCCGCACCGAGTCAGAGCCCTGGCCCGACCCGAAGACCGTCGCCTTCGGCATCAACGTGGCAAAGGCCCTCGGCGATTTCCTCGTGCTCCAGGCGCTTTACCGGACGGGTGGGCGCGCCGTGGCGGTGGACGATGCCGAGATCCTGCAGGCGCAGCGCGAGCTGGCCGCCACCGAGGGGACGTTCGCCTGTCCGGAGGGCGCGGCAACCCTCGCGGCGGTCCGGAGGTTGCGGGCACAGGGGTGGATCGGCCCCGGCGACAGCGTCGTGCTCCTCAACACGGGGACGGGGCTCAAGTACCCCCAGACGGTCGTCCCGGACGCCCCCGTGCTGGGGGCCGGGGACGACCTGCCGCCCCTGCGATAG
- a CDS encoding extracellular solute-binding protein, producing MALLKKDRPLLVALSTAVLFSLVWGALAGPAAAEEKPVTITWWINPWRIAPPGFPEDKAPTAEDFPRWVSEEFMRLHPNVTVKYEVLTNQGFDQKVAAAILAGKPPDILRPISFKQEWVRQGLLEPIDEYLTAFDLQDFYDYALNVGKVGDHYYLFPWNNSNNGMGSSLLLNPRMFAERGVPLPPLPDRSWTMDEFMTAARRLSYDTNGDGTNDVYAIGMSARMDLMNNLAWFHIFGARYVDEGQRRFVLDSPAGVRALSWLVDAIYKERISPPGAEGMGIYDVINLFHQQRLAIGYGGPYEIGRIDRYLKEGRIKQKFPVHVAQFPHFPEIGPVAYHTSGGFVVFKQTDPYKRKMVMEFARFLTNQENMSLLRSLLYVTARKSVNENLYKGYEFEKEIDVYLRAISHGIPYFGSAEIDTTPADKHFIAMLEAAFSRTKTPQQALDEFVSQANRLVFRGR from the coding sequence GTGGCGTTGTTGAAGAAAGACCGCCCGCTCCTCGTAGCCCTGAGCACAGCCGTGCTTTTTAGCCTGGTCTGGGGCGCTTTGGCCGGCCCCGCCGCAGCCGAGGAGAAACCGGTGACCATCACGTGGTGGATCAACCCCTGGCGCATCGCGCCGCCTGGCTTCCCCGAGGACAAGGCCCCGACGGCGGAGGACTTTCCCCGGTGGGTCTCCGAGGAGTTCATGCGGCTTCATCCCAACGTCACGGTGAAATACGAGGTCCTCACAAACCAGGGGTTCGACCAGAAGGTAGCCGCCGCCATTCTGGCCGGCAAGCCGCCCGACATCCTGAGGCCGATTTCGTTCAAGCAGGAATGGGTCCGGCAGGGCCTGCTGGAGCCCATCGACGAGTACCTGACGGCGTTCGACCTGCAGGACTTCTACGACTACGCCCTTAACGTCGGAAAAGTCGGAGATCACTACTACCTGTTCCCGTGGAACAACAGCAACAACGGCATGGGCTCGTCCCTGCTCCTCAACCCCAGGATGTTCGCCGAACGTGGCGTGCCGCTCCCGCCGCTGCCCGACCGGTCCTGGACCATGGACGAGTTCATGACGGCGGCGCGCAGGCTTTCGTACGACACGAACGGCGATGGCACAAACGACGTGTACGCCATCGGCATGTCGGCCCGCATGGATCTCATGAACAACCTGGCCTGGTTCCACATCTTCGGGGCCCGCTACGTCGATGAAGGGCAGCGCCGCTTCGTCCTCGACAGCCCGGCCGGCGTGCGGGCGCTTTCGTGGCTGGTGGACGCCATCTACAAGGAGCGCATTTCGCCGCCCGGTGCCGAGGGCATGGGCATCTACGACGTGATCAACCTGTTCCACCAGCAGAGGTTGGCCATCGGCTACGGCGGCCCGTACGAGATCGGGCGCATCGATCGCTACCTCAAGGAAGGGCGCATCAAGCAGAAGTTCCCGGTGCACGTCGCGCAGTTCCCCCACTTCCCGGAGATCGGGCCCGTGGCGTACCACACGAGCGGCGGGTTCGTGGTCTTCAAGCAGACCGATCCGTACAAGCGCAAGATGGTCATGGAGTTCGCGCGGTTCTTGACGAACCAGGAGAACATGAGCCTGCTGCGCTCGCTCCTTTACGTGACGGCCCGCAAGTCGGTCAACGAGAACCTGTACAAGGGCTACGAGTTCGAAAAGGAGATCGACGTCTACCTGCGCGCCATCTCCCACGGCATCCCGTACTTCGGGAGCGCGGAGATCGACACGACGCCGGCGGACAAACACTTCATCGCCATGCTGGAGGCCGCGTTCAGCCGCACGAAAACGCCCCAGCAGGCACTCGACGAGTTCGTTTCACAGGCCAACCGCCTGGTCTTCCGGGGGCGCTAG